A single region of the Pseudomonas granadensis genome encodes:
- a CDS encoding NUDIX hydrolase, with product MKVRATVICEQDRHILLVRKPRSHWTLPGGKVEPGETRAQAAVRELQEETGLNADDVLYLMEMQSGSTRHHVYEASVADLEQVRPQNEIIDCIWHPLDAVRHLNTNEATLRIVEAFQRRL from the coding sequence ATGAAAGTACGTGCAACCGTTATATGCGAACAGGATCGCCACATCCTCCTGGTCCGCAAACCGCGCAGCCACTGGACATTGCCCGGTGGCAAAGTCGAGCCCGGGGAAACCCGTGCGCAGGCGGCCGTGCGTGAATTGCAGGAAGAAACCGGGCTGAACGCCGATGACGTGTTGTATCTGATGGAAATGCAGAGCGGTAGCACCCGACATCACGTCTACGAAGCGTCAGTAGCCGACCTGGAGCAAGTGCGGCCGCAAAACGAAATCATCGATTGCATCTGGCATCCACTCGATGCGGTGCGCCATTTGAATACCAATGAAGCGACGCTGCGCATTGTTGAAGCGTTCCAACGGCGTCTATAA
- a CDS encoding polysaccharide deacetylase family protein: MTSGFKLFTAALMVLGLAGCIAAPIEMTTQTETRLRGQAPVRFLLTFDDGPSASSLWNPTAMVLDGLKDNPLQANIKAVFFVQTRAPRAGNSEIGRNLMRREHDEGHILGFHTATHWHTNHRSLDPQQLEASLSNGTADIAAITGAPPKLLRPPFWNYDKRTFAAYQQHGLQVLLTDLSANDGKIWGFNASPRRRANLLRQLSEVRERIAVGALPTVDGVIPVVVTFHDLNRYTARHTREYLQILLDSAAATGVKLDRKPFYDDHEALQKAALARTVEKSSEPVSLPGMWNWIWDHDSH, from the coding sequence ATGACATCCGGATTCAAGCTTTTTACTGCTGCGCTCATGGTGCTCGGTCTGGCCGGTTGTATCGCCGCACCGATAGAAATGACCACGCAAACCGAAACGCGGCTGCGGGGCCAGGCGCCGGTGCGGTTTCTACTGACCTTTGACGACGGCCCCAGTGCTTCGAGCTTGTGGAACCCGACGGCGATGGTCCTCGACGGCCTCAAGGACAATCCGCTGCAAGCGAATATCAAAGCGGTGTTCTTCGTGCAGACCCGGGCGCCGCGAGCGGGCAACAGCGAGATCGGCCGCAACCTCATGCGAAGAGAACACGACGAGGGGCACATCCTCGGATTTCACACGGCGACCCATTGGCACACCAACCATCGTTCACTCGACCCACAACAACTGGAAGCGTCGCTAAGTAACGGCACGGCCGATATCGCTGCCATCACCGGGGCGCCGCCGAAATTGCTGCGTCCGCCATTCTGGAATTACGACAAACGCACCTTCGCCGCGTATCAGCAGCACGGTTTGCAGGTGTTGCTGACGGATCTCAGCGCCAACGATGGCAAGATCTGGGGCTTCAATGCCAGCCCACGCCGGCGCGCCAATCTGTTGCGGCAGTTATCCGAGGTGCGTGAGCGTATCGCCGTGGGGGCGTTGCCGACGGTGGATGGAGTGATACCGGTGGTGGTGACCTTTCATGACCTCAATCGCTACACCGCGCGGCATACCCGCGAATATCTGCAGATCCTGCTCGACAGCGCCGCCGCTACGGGCGTGAAGCTGGACCGCAAGCCTTTCTATGATGATCACGAAGCGCTGCAAAAAGCGGCACTGGCGCGCACCGTTGAAAAAAGTTCTGAGCCGGTGAGTCTGCCGGGGATGTGGAACTGGATCTGGGACCATGACTCGCATTGA
- a CDS encoding DUF3087 domain-containing protein → MFEIQPMDAATFRQQTRRSTIIIAVLFLVLAMLFSSVAVALFGEPDGDNLRFNVGGVFLAFLLTGAVLRGRFWHQSWMAPAVYSWRLKRSLMSITNVMHHLTAAVAQNDPTASKVLRFYHLGLMQMHELDGNSSDQGQLWREVEEHKQRMQAQGLDTEQTRLDPTWLDALKQTPR, encoded by the coding sequence ATGTTCGAGATTCAGCCAATGGACGCCGCCACTTTCCGCCAGCAGACCCGGCGCAGCACGATCATCATCGCCGTGCTGTTTCTGGTATTGGCGATGCTGTTTTCCAGCGTGGCCGTGGCGCTGTTCGGCGAGCCTGACGGCGACAACCTGCGCTTCAATGTCGGCGGGGTGTTCCTGGCCTTTTTACTGACCGGCGCAGTGCTGCGCGGGCGCTTCTGGCATCAGAGCTGGATGGCGCCGGCGGTGTATAGCTGGCGGCTCAAGCGCAGCCTGATGAGTATCACCAACGTAATGCATCACCTCACCGCCGCCGTCGCACAAAACGATCCGACCGCGTCGAAAGTGCTGCGGTTCTATCATCTGGGGCTGATGCAGATGCACGAGCTGGACGGCAACTCCAGCGATCAGGGGCAGCTGTGGCGGGAAGTCGAAGAACATAAACAGCGCATGCAGGCGCAAGGGCTCGATACCGAGCAGACGCGCCTGGATCCGACATGGCTGGACGCGTTGAAGCAGACGCCGCGCTAA
- a CDS encoding LysR substrate-binding domain-containing protein, with product MFELTQLRCFTTVATELNFRRAAERLNMTQPPLSRQIQLLEHHLGVELFTRSTRSVALTAAGRAFFIEAQNLLERAQQAAITARRFAEGDIGSVNISFVGSAVYEFLPKVIAEARLKQPQVKIDLSEMNTYQQHEALRARRIDLGIARAPLLEPGYATECLVREPFVLAVPSAHPLATAAEVLVSDLDQQPFLMYSHAAYPPFNELLTGMLRSARVAPDYVQWLGSSLTILALVNAGMGLALVPRCATSVVFKNVVFRDIDLGEGVQSELHLIWRENNDNPAFAMLLEAIRRAVVQGWG from the coding sequence ATGTTCGAACTGACCCAACTACGCTGCTTCACCACTGTCGCTACCGAACTGAATTTTCGCCGCGCCGCCGAACGGCTGAACATGACCCAACCGCCATTGAGCCGGCAGATCCAGCTGCTTGAGCATCATCTTGGCGTGGAGTTGTTTACCCGCAGCACCCGCAGCGTTGCGCTGACTGCCGCCGGGCGCGCATTTTTCATCGAAGCGCAGAATTTGCTCGAGCGCGCCCAGCAGGCAGCAATTACCGCGCGGCGTTTTGCCGAGGGTGATATTGGTTCGGTAAACATCAGTTTCGTCGGCAGCGCGGTGTATGAGTTTTTGCCCAAGGTGATCGCCGAGGCAAGGCTGAAACAGCCGCAGGTGAAAATCGATCTGAGCGAGATGAACACCTATCAGCAACACGAAGCCCTGCGCGCGCGACGCATCGACCTGGGCATCGCCCGCGCGCCGCTGCTGGAGCCGGGCTACGCCACCGAATGCCTGGTCCGCGAGCCGTTTGTGCTGGCCGTGCCGAGTGCGCATCCGTTGGCAACCGCCGCCGAAGTGCTGGTGAGCGATCTGGACCAACAACCGTTTCTGATGTACTCCCACGCCGCCTATCCACCGTTCAACGAACTGCTGACCGGCATGCTGCGCTCGGCGCGGGTCGCACCGGACTATGTGCAGTGGCTGGGTTCATCGCTGACGATTCTGGCGTTGGTCAACGCCGGCATGGGCCTGGCGCTGGTACCGCGTTGCGCGACCAGCGTGGTGTTCAAGAACGTGGTGTTTCGCGATATTGATCTGGGCGAAGGGGTGCAGAGCGAACTGCACCTGATCTGGCGGGAGAACAATGACAACCCGGCGTTTGCGATGCTGCTGGAAGCGATTCGCCGGGCTGTGGTGCAAGGTTGGGGATAG
- a CDS encoding DUF2188 domain-containing protein, producing MSMPMLNKMHMNGYDVLSVNNGPWRVCTQGDRLASFASKEEALAYAAALPGYKKRSERAKSHTTH from the coding sequence ATGAGCATGCCGATGTTGAACAAGATGCACATGAACGGCTATGACGTGCTTAGCGTGAACAATGGGCCCTGGCGGGTCTGTACCCAGGGTGACCGGCTGGCATCGTTTGCCAGCAAAGAGGAGGCGCTGGCTTACGCCGCAGCACTGCCTGGCTACAAAAAACGCTCGGAGCGGGCGAAAAGTCACACAACCCACTGA
- a CDS encoding NAD(P)/FAD-dependent oxidoreductase produces the protein MMYDVIIVGGSYAGLSAGLQLARARRNVLVLDSGLRRNRFADTSHGFLGQDGRAPGDIAAEARAQLMAYPTVQWLADTAVEAMQFDAGFNLRTLAGKQLSARRLILASGVIDELPDIKGLKPRWGRSVFHCPYCHGYELNQGAIGVLATSPLSIHHALMLPDWGPTTFFINDVFEPDAEQRAQLAARGVRLETRRVRRIDGARADVVLSDGEIIALAGLFAMPRTSMTSPLAEQLGCAFEEGPMGPFIQTDATQQTSVPGVFACGDAALAAGSVALAVGDGARAGAGTHRSLIFG, from the coding sequence ATCATGTACGACGTCATCATTGTCGGGGGCAGCTATGCGGGGCTGTCCGCCGGCCTGCAATTGGCCCGGGCCCGGCGCAATGTGCTAGTGCTCGATTCAGGCCTGCGGCGCAATCGCTTCGCCGACACCTCCCACGGCTTTCTCGGACAGGACGGACGCGCGCCGGGCGACATTGCTGCCGAGGCGCGAGCGCAATTGATGGCCTACCCTACCGTGCAATGGCTGGCAGATACGGCGGTAGAGGCGATGCAATTTGACGCTGGATTTAATTTGCGCACCCTTGCCGGCAAACAGCTCAGCGCCAGGCGCCTGATCCTCGCGTCGGGCGTGATCGACGAATTGCCGGACATCAAGGGACTCAAACCGCGCTGGGGCCGAAGCGTTTTTCATTGCCCTTACTGTCACGGCTATGAACTGAATCAGGGCGCAATCGGCGTACTGGCGACTTCGCCCTTGTCGATTCATCACGCCCTGATGCTGCCTGACTGGGGCCCGACGACATTCTTCATCAATGATGTTTTCGAACCAGATGCCGAGCAACGGGCGCAATTGGCTGCACGCGGTGTGAGGCTGGAAACCCGGCGCGTCAGGCGTATCGATGGCGCGCGTGCGGACGTAGTCCTCAGCGATGGCGAGATCATCGCGCTAGCCGGCCTGTTTGCCATGCCGCGAACAAGCATGACGAGCCCGTTGGCTGAACAGTTGGGTTGTGCATTCGAAGAAGGGCCTATGGGGCCGTTTATTCAGACCGACGCGACCCAGCAGACCAGCGTGCCCGGCGTCTTCGCGTGCGGTGATGCAGCATTGGCTGCCGGCTCCGTCGCGTTGGCGGTCGGCGATGGCGCCCGCGCCGGAGCAGGCACCCACCGCTCGCTGATTTTCGGCTGA
- a CDS encoding DUF2784 domain-containing protein has protein sequence MLYRIAADGLVLFHLLFILFVLFGGLLVLKWPRLLWLHLPAAAWGVAVELLHLTCPLTYWENLMRHAAGQTEYAGGFIEHYIWPIIYPAGLTPQIQLALGSVVLAVNLFVYGRLIRSWRLRRAAAQP, from the coding sequence ATGCTGTACCGAATCGCAGCCGACGGGCTGGTGCTGTTTCATCTTTTGTTCATTCTGTTCGTGCTGTTTGGCGGGCTGCTGGTGCTCAAATGGCCACGGTTGCTGTGGCTGCATTTGCCAGCCGCCGCCTGGGGCGTGGCGGTCGAATTGCTGCACCTGACCTGCCCGCTGACCTACTGGGAAAACCTCATGCGCCACGCCGCCGGGCAGACCGAGTACGCCGGTGGCTTCATTGAGCATTACATCTGGCCGATCATCTACCCAGCCGGGCTGACCCCGCAGATTCAACTGGCGCTTGGCAGCGTGGTACTGGCGGTCAACTTGTTTGTGTACGGGCGCTTGATCCGCTCGTGGCGTTTGCGCCGCGCCGCCGCTCAGCCCTGA
- a CDS encoding DUF6338 family protein encodes MDDLVKEVIPLLQYLIPGFLSAWIFYSLTAFKRPDTFGQIVQALIFTFVVQGAVLAVRSLCLWIGSKGLSIGQWDARAETAWASAFSLMLGLLACYLATGDKLHAWLRKRNVTKQSSYPSEWFCAFAQYERFITLHLNDERRVLGWPVEWPRESVSGHFVMQYPRWLNDDGQPASYGAEFLLIDSANVKWVEFSPTSEGSACRLPEHHNPCQNI; translated from the coding sequence ATGGATGATCTGGTCAAAGAAGTCATACCGTTGCTGCAGTATCTGATTCCCGGGTTTCTATCCGCATGGATTTTCTATTCGCTCACGGCGTTCAAGCGGCCTGATACGTTCGGGCAGATTGTGCAGGCGTTGATCTTTACGTTTGTGGTTCAGGGAGCGGTGTTGGCTGTCAGGTCGTTGTGTTTGTGGATTGGCTCAAAAGGTTTGTCCATTGGGCAATGGGACGCAAGGGCAGAAACAGCGTGGGCAAGCGCTTTTTCGCTGATGCTCGGACTTCTCGCGTGTTATCTGGCCACCGGCGATAAATTGCACGCGTGGTTACGCAAGAGAAACGTCACGAAACAATCTTCTTACCCTAGCGAGTGGTTCTGCGCCTTTGCGCAATATGAGCGTTTCATTACCTTGCACTTGAACGATGAAAGGCGCGTCCTGGGCTGGCCGGTGGAGTGGCCAAGAGAATCAGTCAGCGGTCACTTCGTGATGCAATACCCTCGCTGGCTCAACGATGATGGCCAACCGGCCTCTTATGGTGCTGAGTTTTTGTTGATAGATTCCGCGAACGTCAAATGGGTTGAATTCAGCCCTACATCAGAGGGATCCGCATGCCGACTGCCAGAGCACCACAACCCATGCCAAAACATTTAG
- a CDS encoding Rrf2 family transcriptional regulator: MRNDTRLSRMLHVLIHMDRHEKRATSETIAGMLGTNPVVVRRTMGLLKEQGFVTSEKGHQGGWALAKPLEQITLLDIHQALGTQSIFSIGLSTDHPQCLVEQAVNAALTRSFDEAQALLLSRLGSITLADLAADFDARFKNVCEVDQG; the protein is encoded by the coding sequence GTGAGAAACGACACGCGCCTGTCGCGCATGCTGCATGTGTTGATTCATATGGATCGTCATGAAAAACGCGCCACTTCGGAAACCATCGCCGGGATGCTTGGCACCAATCCCGTAGTAGTGCGGCGCACCATGGGTTTGCTCAAGGAGCAGGGTTTCGTGACGTCGGAGAAGGGCCATCAGGGCGGTTGGGCGCTGGCCAAACCGCTGGAGCAGATAACGTTGCTGGATATTCACCAAGCATTGGGCACACAGTCGATTTTTTCCATCGGTTTGTCGACGGATCACCCGCAGTGCCTGGTCGAGCAGGCCGTGAATGCGGCGCTGACCCGCAGCTTCGATGAGGCGCAGGCGCTGTTGCTGTCTCGACTGGGCAGTATCACGCTGGCGGATCTGGCGGCGGATTTCGATGCGCGCTTTAAAAACGTGTGCGAGGTCGATCAGGGCTGA
- a CDS encoding SOS response-associated peptidase family protein yields MCGRLSQYRGIHDFVAALSIPDALINHVGDAALARYNAAPTTALAVLHQHGPHLQADNLRWGWRPHWARDRPAPINARVEKVAHGAFFRAIWRHRLIVPVDNWFEWVDTGEKTRQPWLIHRADQSPVFCAAIGQFPTAESAARDDDGFVIITAEAVGGLLDVHDRRPVVLCPKLAREWLDPATSIERAEQMLLFEGESSESFEWHKVARAVGNVRNQNAELIQPVE; encoded by the coding sequence ATGTGCGGAAGACTCTCGCAATACCGCGGCATTCACGATTTCGTCGCCGCACTGAGCATTCCCGACGCCTTGATCAATCACGTCGGCGATGCAGCGCTGGCTCGCTACAACGCGGCGCCGACCACCGCGTTGGCGGTGCTTCATCAACACGGCCCACATCTTCAAGCCGACAATCTGCGCTGGGGCTGGCGGCCGCATTGGGCCAGGGATCGCCCCGCGCCAATCAATGCGCGCGTGGAAAAAGTCGCCCATGGTGCGTTTTTCCGCGCAATCTGGCGCCATCGCTTGATTGTCCCCGTCGACAACTGGTTCGAATGGGTCGATACGGGGGAAAAGACCCGACAGCCGTGGCTGATTCATCGTGCAGACCAGAGCCCGGTTTTCTGTGCCGCCATCGGACAATTTCCCACAGCCGAAAGCGCGGCTCGAGACGACGATGGTTTTGTGATCATTACTGCCGAAGCGGTGGGCGGCTTACTGGACGTTCATGATCGTCGGCCGGTGGTTTTGTGCCCGAAACTGGCACGCGAGTGGCTCGATCCGGCGACCTCCATTGAGCGCGCCGAGCAGATGTTGCTGTTCGAAGGTGAAAGCAGCGAGTCGTTCGAGTGGCACAAAGTCGCAAGAGCCGTTGGAAACGTCCGTAACCAGAATGCTGAATTGATTCAGCCGGTTGAATGA
- a CDS encoding DUF1652 domain-containing protein, whose translation MLALDDICRIVESGFPGFECECTPASHGLFQIKVNRPENGQVELLLTGVSPEHLVTIRDVSNFIGELRTEMSAGRRAFAG comes from the coding sequence ATGCTTGCTCTTGACGACATCTGCCGCATCGTTGAATCAGGCTTTCCCGGGTTTGAATGCGAATGCACACCCGCATCGCATGGGCTGTTCCAGATCAAGGTCAATCGGCCGGAAAACGGCCAGGTCGAGCTGCTGCTTACTGGCGTATCGCCGGAACATCTCGTCACGATCCGCGACGTATCAAATTTCATCGGTGAACTGCGCACGGAGATGAGCGCCGGGCGCCGCGCGTTTGCCGGTTGA
- a CDS encoding MFS transporter gives MKTLQSPADVTVLARAAAKVKRHVLPLFVVMFIVNYIDRVNIGFVRSHLETDLGIGAAAYGLGAGLFFIGYALFEVPSNMLLQRYGARVWLTRIMFTWGAAAMAMAFVRGETSFYVLRFILGAAEAGFFPGIIYYFTQWLPASERGKTMAVFLSGSAIASVISGPVSGALLHISGLGLHGWQWMFLIEGAASVVLCAFVWFWLQSHPRQAKWLSEDEREALVAAIAEEQRAREAVQVSKPSMFKLLADRQIALFCFIYFSIALTIYGATFWLPSMIKKMGNLGDFQVGLLNSIPWIISIVAMYGFAAMAGKWKFQQAWVALTLVIAAIGMFMSTIGGPVFAFVAICFAAIGFKAASALFWPIPQSYLDARIAAAVIALINSIGNLGGFVAPTAFGILEQTTGSIEGGLYGLAATSLIAAVVIFFARTAPGAKDKTPAKPADETAVVATASPAASH, from the coding sequence TTGAAAACCCTGCAGAGTCCAGCGGACGTCACGGTGCTCGCCCGCGCCGCCGCCAAGGTAAAGCGCCACGTGCTGCCGCTGTTCGTGGTGATGTTCATCGTCAACTACATCGATCGGGTCAACATCGGCTTTGTTCGCAGTCATCTGGAAACCGATCTGGGTATCGGGGCTGCGGCCTATGGTCTGGGTGCCGGGCTGTTCTTCATCGGCTACGCATTGTTCGAAGTACCTTCCAACATGCTGCTGCAGCGATACGGCGCACGGGTATGGCTGACGCGGATCATGTTCACCTGGGGCGCGGCCGCCATGGCTATGGCGTTCGTGCGCGGTGAAACCAGCTTCTATGTGCTGCGCTTCATTCTCGGCGCGGCCGAGGCGGGGTTCTTTCCGGGGATCATTTATTACTTCACGCAATGGCTGCCAGCCTCCGAACGTGGCAAGACCATGGCAGTATTTCTCAGCGGCTCGGCGATTGCCTCGGTGATCTCCGGCCCGGTGTCCGGTGCGTTGCTGCACATCAGTGGCCTGGGCTTGCACGGCTGGCAGTGGATGTTTCTGATCGAGGGCGCCGCGTCGGTGGTGCTGTGCGCGTTCGTCTGGTTCTGGCTGCAATCGCATCCGCGTCAGGCCAAGTGGCTGAGCGAAGACGAGCGTGAAGCGCTGGTCGCAGCGATTGCCGAAGAGCAGCGTGCCCGCGAAGCGGTGCAGGTGAGCAAGCCGTCAATGTTCAAGCTGCTGGCGGATCGGCAGATCGCGCTGTTCTGCTTCATTTACTTCTCGATTGCCCTGACCATTTACGGCGCGACGTTCTGGCTGCCGAGCATGATCAAGAAGATGGGCAATCTCGGCGACTTCCAGGTCGGTCTGCTCAATTCGATTCCGTGGATCATTTCGATTGTCGCCATGTACGGGTTCGCCGCGATGGCCGGCAAATGGAAATTCCAGCAGGCGTGGGTCGCTCTGACCCTGGTGATCGCCGCCATCGGCATGTTCATGTCGACCATCGGCGGCCCGGTCTTCGCCTTCGTTGCCATCTGCTTTGCGGCGATTGGCTTCAAAGCCGCATCGGCGCTCTTCTGGCCGATCCCGCAGAGCTATCTCGATGCGCGCATCGCGGCGGCGGTGATCGCGCTGATCAATTCCATCGGCAATCTCGGCGGCTTCGTTGCGCCGACGGCGTTCGGCATTCTCGAGCAAACCACCGGCTCGATCGAGGGCGGACTGTATGGCCTGGCGGCGACTTCGCTGATCGCTGCGGTGGTGATTTTCTTCGCCCGTACGGCGCCGGGCGCCAAAGACAAAACCCCGGCAAAGCCCGCTGACGAAACCGCCGTCGTCGCGACGGCCAGCCCGGCCGCGAGCCACTGA
- a CDS encoding LysR substrate-binding domain-containing protein, with protein MNPRTLTPSMSLLLAFEAAARHESYTRAAHELSLTQSAVSRQVQILEKMLGMRLFNREGRQVVLTDVGRLYQRELAEALGQIRSATLQAMAFGSGIHSLRLATLPTFGSKWLLPRLKDFYTAHPGMTVHLHSRIEAIDFDTSEIDAAICVGGGDWPGLTALPLHTEELVVIASAQLSAVEHDDAERHIAGQLLLNVSSNAQAWAEWFSQRGLPHRSMRIGPSFEMTSHLIQAVRANIGVGLVPRILVEDELTNGELLQLGEPITSRRSYYLVYPPRNEKLPSLTAFRDWLIKTL; from the coding sequence ATGAATCCGCGCACACTCACGCCGTCCATGTCGTTATTGCTGGCTTTCGAGGCCGCCGCCCGCCACGAAAGTTACACCCGCGCCGCCCACGAACTGTCGCTGACCCAAAGTGCGGTCAGCCGTCAGGTTCAGATTCTGGAAAAAATGCTCGGCATGCGCCTGTTCAATCGCGAAGGCCGGCAAGTGGTGCTGACCGACGTCGGGCGCCTGTATCAGCGGGAGCTGGCCGAAGCGCTCGGGCAGATACGCAGCGCTACGCTGCAGGCGATGGCATTCGGGTCGGGCATTCATAGCCTGCGCCTGGCGACGCTGCCGACCTTCGGCTCGAAATGGTTGCTGCCGCGCCTCAAGGATTTCTACACCGCGCATCCTGGCATGACCGTGCATCTGCATTCACGCATCGAAGCGATCGATTTTGATACCAGCGAAATCGACGCGGCGATCTGCGTCGGTGGCGGCGACTGGCCGGGGCTGACCGCCCTGCCCCTGCATACCGAAGAACTGGTGGTGATCGCCAGCGCGCAATTGTCCGCCGTCGAGCACGACGACGCCGAACGGCACATCGCCGGGCAACTGCTGCTCAACGTCAGCAGCAACGCTCAGGCATGGGCGGAATGGTTCAGCCAGCGCGGCTTGCCCCATCGCAGCATGCGCATCGGGCCGAGCTTTGAAATGACCTCGCACCTGATTCAAGCGGTACGGGCCAATATTGGTGTGGGACTGGTGCCGCGGATTCTGGTCGAGGATGAATTAACGAATGGCGAGCTGCTGCAACTGGGCGAGCCGATCACCAGTCGGCGCAGCTACTATCTGGTGTATCCGCCGCGTAATGAGAAGTTGCCGTCGCTGACGGCGTTTCGGGACTGGCTGATAAAAACGTTGTGA
- a CDS encoding glucarate dehydratase family protein, translating to MKITRVTVTPIAFRDPPLLNASGIHEPYALRSIIEIESDNGYIGLGESYGDAPALAIQQQVQAQLIGLDPFNLNQLRAIVQATVAAHKPVSLAGAELAPGSHASKAVSNAYSAFEVAFLDLQAHYLNVPLVDLLGGAIREEVPFSAYLFFKYAQHVDSPYKPDDWGEALSEQQIVAQAARMIEAYGFKSIKLKAGTLPPEHEVACIKALKKAFPGYPLRIDPNGNWSLQTSIRMAELLGDDLQYYEDPTPGLDGMAELHKRTGLPLATNMVVTDFDEFRRSVAQNSVQIVLADHHYWGGLRDTQTLAKMCEVFGLGVSMHSNSHLGISLMAMAHVAAAVPNLDYACDTHYPWQEPDEEVIKGGKLPIVDGCVKISRAPGLGLELDHEQLGKLHDQYLTCGIRQRDDVRQMQRYKPDWRAVKPRF from the coding sequence TTGAAAATCACCCGTGTCACGGTCACCCCGATTGCCTTTCGTGATCCGCCGCTGCTCAACGCCAGTGGCATCCACGAACCTTATGCCCTGCGCTCGATCATCGAGATCGAAAGCGACAACGGCTACATCGGCCTGGGCGAAAGTTATGGCGACGCCCCGGCGCTGGCGATCCAGCAACAAGTGCAGGCGCAACTGATCGGCCTCGACCCGTTCAACCTCAACCAGTTGCGTGCGATCGTGCAAGCGACGGTGGCGGCGCATAAGCCTGTCAGTCTGGCCGGAGCCGAGCTGGCGCCGGGTTCCCACGCCAGCAAAGCGGTGAGCAACGCGTACTCGGCATTCGAAGTGGCGTTTCTCGATCTTCAGGCGCACTACCTGAACGTACCGCTGGTGGACTTGCTCGGCGGCGCAATCCGCGAAGAAGTGCCTTTCAGCGCCTACCTGTTTTTCAAATACGCGCAGCACGTCGATTCGCCTTACAAACCGGATGACTGGGGCGAAGCGCTCAGCGAACAACAAATCGTCGCGCAAGCGGCGCGGATGATCGAGGCGTACGGTTTCAAGAGCATCAAGCTCAAGGCCGGTACGCTGCCGCCGGAGCACGAAGTGGCCTGCATCAAGGCGCTGAAAAAGGCCTTCCCCGGCTATCCGCTGCGCATCGATCCAAATGGCAACTGGTCACTGCAAACCTCGATTCGCATGGCTGAATTGCTCGGTGATGATCTGCAATATTACGAAGACCCGACGCCGGGTCTCGACGGTATGGCGGAACTGCACAAGCGCACCGGCCTGCCGCTGGCGACCAATATGGTGGTCACCGATTTCGACGAGTTTCGCCGCAGCGTCGCGCAGAACAGCGTGCAGATCGTGCTCGCCGACCACCACTATTGGGGCGGCCTGCGTGACACCCAGACCCTGGCGAAAATGTGCGAGGTGTTCGGCCTCGGTGTGTCGATGCATTCCAACTCGCACCTGGGTATCAGCCTGATGGCCATGGCGCATGTCGCGGCGGCCGTGCCGAATCTGGATTACGCCTGCGACACTCATTACCCATGGCAGGAGCCGGACGAGGAGGTGATCAAGGGCGGCAAGCTGCCGATTGTCGATGGTTGCGTGAAGATCAGCCGCGCGCCGGGGCTCGGGCTCGAGCTGGATCATGAGCAGTTGGGCAAGCTGCATGATCAATACCTGACGTGCGGGATTCGCCAGCGCGACGATGTGCGGCAGATGCAGCGGTACAAGCCGGACTGGAGGGCGGTCAAGCCGAGGTTTTGA